TCGCGCGCCAACGAGGCCGCGTTCACGCGCGCGGTGGACGAGGTGGCCGCCGCCGCGCACCGCCTGCTGGACGGGCTCGTGACGAGCGCGCCGCCGCGCGACCGCGAGGAGGAGGCGCGGCGCGCGCGGGCGCGCTACGCGTGACCTGCGCCGGACTCACGCCTGACGGCGCACGCGCGGCATCTCGCGCGTCTCCAGCGGCGCGAGCTGCATGACCGGCCAGCTGGCGACCGACGACCCGCTCGGCTGATGCCACTCGCGCATGGCCAGCTCCTCGACCGCGCGCGTCTCGCCCGCCCACAGCAGGTCGAGCCCGCACCGCCCGCCGAGCTCCGCGCGCGGCGTGCGCAGCCAGCGACGCACGTCGCGGTCGTCGCCGAAGACGTCGCGCAGCACGACGACCGCGAACCACCCGCGCGCCACGCGGCGGACGACGCTCGCCAGCGGGACGCCGCGCGCGGTGTACGGCGCCAGCCCGAGGAGGGCCGCGATCTCCGCCGCGGTGGGAAGACGCGTGCGGTCGCCGCACAGCCACTGCTCCAGCTCCAGCCTGGTCATCGTCGCACTCCCGGCACGTCGGTTCGGCGCCTCTTCGGGGAGGCCAAGCTAGACGGAACAGATGTCGCCGCAAGGCGCCCCGGCCCGGTCGTCTGCGTGGAGGGGCCGAGCGCGGTCGGGAAGACGACGCTGGTCGCGGCACTGGCGCGGACGGCCGGCGCAGCGGTGCTGCCAGAGCTGGACGCGCGCGGCGCGCCGCCGCCCGCGGAGTCGGCGGCGTGGTTCGTGGACGCGCACGCCGCGCAGTGGCGCCGCGCCCGCGCGCTGGCGGAGCGGGCGCCGCTCGCCGTGCTCGACGGCGATCCGTTCAAGGGGCTGTGGTACGGGCCGACGTTCGCCGACGCAGGGTGGCCGGGCCTCGACGTCGTCGTCCCGCTGCACGCGGCGGCCGTCGCGTCCGGCGCGCTGGGCTTCCCCGACCTGTACGTCGCGCTCGACGCGACGGAGGCGCGGCTGCGCGCGCGGCGCGCCGGCGACGCCACGCGCACGCGCCGCGGCTTCGAGCGGCACCTGCGGCTGGTCGATCCGCTGCGGCGCTGGTTCGCGGCGCTCGCGGCCGTCGCCCCCGAGCGCGTGCTGCGCGTCGACACCACCGACGCGGATCCCGACGCGCTCGCCGACGCGGTGCTCGCGCGCGTCGCGGAGCTGCCACCGGAGCCGCCCGACGCGCCGCGGCTGCTCGCGCGGCTGCTCGCGCGGTTGCTCGCGCAGCTGCGGGCCTGAGCGTCGGCGACCCGTTGTCAGGGCTCCGTGTGCGCCCTGGCGTCGATCGTGGGACGGCGCGAGCTTCGACCGGCGCGTCCCACGCACGTTCCACGCGCACCCGACGCGCCCTCCACGCGCTCCCGCCTCCCCTTGAGCACCGTGTCCCAGCCCGCGCGCCCGATTCCGGCGCCGCTCACCCCACCGGCGGCGCCGGCGGCACCACCGCCCGCGCGTCCGGGGAAGGGGAGCCGCTACGACCGCTCGATCGTCGAGGGGCCGCTGCAGCAGGCGGTGTGGAAGATCGCGTGGCCGACGATGCTGACGAACATCATCGGCGGGCTGCAGGGGATCGTCGACCACGTGCTCGTCGGCCACCTCGTCGGCTTCACCGCCAACGCGGCCATCGGCGTGGCGTGGCAGATCTTCCTCGTCGTCATCGCCTTCATCTCGTCGCTGTTCACCGGGATGAGCGTGCTGGTCGCGCGCTTCGCCGGCGCGGGCGACGAGGAGAGCGTGGACCGCACGGTCTACCAGGGCTTCCTGACGGCGATCGGCATCTCGCTGTTCGTGATGGCGCCGGTGGGATGGTTCGCGTCGCCGGTGCTGCTCGACTTCGTGAACGCCGCGCCCCGCGTGAAGGCCGAGGCGCTCCCGTTCCTGCGGATCATGTTCCTCTGCAGCAGCGGGATGCTCGTCTTCTTCATGCTCGGCGGCGCGCTCCGCTCGGCCGGCGACGCGCGCACGCCGATGGTGATCGGCATCGTGGCGACGGTGCTGAACCTGGTGCTCAACGTCATCCTCATCCGCGGCCTCGGTCCGATCCCCGCGTTCGGCACCGCCGGCTCGGCGATGGGGACGGTGATCGCGATGGGGCTCGTCGGCATCTACGCGCTGGCGAAGCTGTGGGGCGGCGGGTGGGTGGTGAAGTTCCCGCGACACCACGGCTTCGGGCCCGACTGGACGATCATCCGCTCGCTCTTCCGCTTCGGGCTGCCCGCGGGCGTGCAGGGGATCGCGATGAACGTCGGCGGCGTGCTGATGCTCTCGTTCATCGGCTCGCTGGCGCAGAGCGCGGCGGCGCAGGCGGCGTTCGCGGTGTCGTACTCGCAGCTCTTCTCGCTCATCACGTGGACGTCAGTGGGGCTGATGGGCGCCGCCGCCGCGGTCGCGGGGCAGAACCTCGGCGCGCACCAGCCGGAGCGCGCGGAGGCGGCGGTGCACGTCGCGGCGCGCTTCGGCCTCGCGGGCGCGGCGCTGATCGGGCTCGCGTTCCTGCTGATCCCGCGGCAGCTGCTGGCGGTGTTCGGGATGAACGAGCCCGACGTCGTGGAGATCGGCACCCAGCTCCTGCGCGTGCTGAGCCTCTCGGGGCTCTTCATCACGGTCGCGCTGACGTACACGGGCGGGCTGCAGGGCACGGGCGACACCAAGAGCCCGCTCTACATCTCGATCGTCTCGCAGATCGCGGTGCCGCTGGGGATCTGCTTCGTGGTCCGGGAGACGGGGACGCTGCAGCCGCTGCACGTCTGGGTGGCGATCCTGGTGGGCCACGCGACGCGGTGCGCGCTGAGCGTGTGGCGGTTCAACCAGGGGAAGTGGC
This Roseisolibacter agri DNA region includes the following protein-coding sequences:
- a CDS encoding DUF2277 domain-containing protein; its protein translation is MCRNIKRLANFEPPATDDEIRASALQFVRKLSGMNAPSRANEAAFTRAVDEVAAAAHRLLDGLVTSAPPRDREEEARRARARYA
- a CDS encoding MbcA/ParS/Xre antitoxin family protein — protein: MTRLELEQWLCGDRTRLPTAAEIAALLGLAPYTARGVPLASVVRRVARGWFAVVVLRDVFGDDRDVRRWLRTPRAELGGRCGLDLLWAGETRAVEELAMREWHQPSGSSVASWPVMQLAPLETREMPRVRRQA
- a CDS encoding MATE family efflux transporter encodes the protein MSQPARPIPAPLTPPAAPAAPPPARPGKGSRYDRSIVEGPLQQAVWKIAWPTMLTNIIGGLQGIVDHVLVGHLVGFTANAAIGVAWQIFLVVIAFISSLFTGMSVLVARFAGAGDEESVDRTVYQGFLTAIGISLFVMAPVGWFASPVLLDFVNAAPRVKAEALPFLRIMFLCSSGMLVFFMLGGALRSAGDARTPMVIGIVATVLNLVLNVILIRGLGPIPAFGTAGSAMGTVIAMGLVGIYALAKLWGGGWVVKFPRHHGFGPDWTIIRSLFRFGLPAGVQGIAMNVGGVLMLSFIGSLAQSAAAQAAFAVSYSQLFSLITWTSVGLMGAAAAVAGQNLGAHQPERAEAAVHVAARFGLAGAALIGLAFLLIPRQLLAVFGMNEPDVVEIGTQLLRVLSLSGLFITVALTYTGGLQGTGDTKSPLYISIVSQIAVPLGICFVVRETGTLQPLHVWVAILVGHATRCALSVWRFNQGKWRGIQVGVAGQ